CTCACCGTTCCCCGGATTCGGGCAACCACGAAGCCGATGGATCTCGTCGTCCTCGGTCTGCTCCTGATCCAGCTCGTTCTCGGGCTCGCGAGCATCGCCGTCTCCTGGGGACATCGCGACGGCAGCGAAATGGTGAAGCTCATGATGTGGGCACAGCACATCGTCACCTTCCGCAGCGATGCGGCAGGCTTCATCACGGACGTCGCCCCGATCTTCAAGCTGCACCTGCTGCTCGGGATGACGATCTTCGTCGTGTTCCCCTTCTCTCGGCTGGTTCATATCTGGAGCGGTTTCGGCTCGCTCGCATATCTGGCGCGCCCCTATCAGATCGTGCGCGGCCGCAGTTGAGTCGATTGGCCGCAAAGTACGGAGGGCGTGCACTCGGGTTGAGCTAGATCAACACGGGGTGGGCGCAACTGCGCTCTAATTACACGTTTCACCTTGGGATCGACCTGCGTGGATCACATCGCCTTTCCCCCACTCGTTATCAAGGGCACACGCCTGCTGCCGATCGTGCAGGGCGGCATGGGCGTGGGCGTGTCCGGACACAGGCTCGCCGGAAACGTGGCCCGCCAGAACGCGGTCGGCACCATCGCGAGCGTCGATCTGCGCCGGCACCACGAAGACCTGATGGCGGCGACAGGCCGCTGCCGGGACCGCGCCGCGATCGAGCAGGCGAACCTGGTGGCGCTCGACCGCGAGATTCGCGCCGCGCGCGCCATCGCGGACGGTCGCGGCATGATCGCGGTGAACGTCATGCGCGCCGTTTCCCAGTATGCCGACTACGTGCGTCAATCGTGCGCGAGCGGCGCCGATGCCATCGTGATGGGCGCCGGGCTGCCGCTCGACCTGCCCGAGCTGACGGCGGCGTTCCCCGACGTCGC
This region of Betaproteobacteria bacterium genomic DNA includes:
- the narI gene encoding respiratory nitrate reductase subunit gamma, giving the protein LTVPRIRATTKPMDLVVLGLLLIQLVLGLASIAVSWGHRDGSEMVKLMMWAQHIVTFRSDAAGFITDVAPIFKLHLLLGMTIFVVFPFSRLVHIWSGFGSLAYLARPYQIVRGRS